A single Anaeromyxobacter diazotrophicus DNA region contains:
- a CDS encoding CDP-alcohol phosphatidyltransferase family protein → MTAHALRTVEALLPLGGVVLFLLATMAAFAGRCATVGRPRTPYIEARSAAPIWKWWMEWWVWLWGPVERACLKLGVTPNAITLASTVLTGGAAALLALGHLSVGGWLYLFAASLDLVDGRVARAQGSASKAGAFLDSTLDRVAELLVFGGLSIYFREGPGLYAALTAAGSSVMVSYARARGEALGAGAEVKVGGMQRAERVVLTGLPCALSPLFDAAFGPPGGEVVVGSALALLGLVTAVTAARRGHAIWRALRGLEPQAARPAGNVRWLENVRWLETARRRQQRLGR, encoded by the coding sequence GTGACAGCCCACGCGCTGCGGACGGTCGAGGCCTTGCTCCCGCTGGGCGGGGTCGTCCTCTTCCTCCTCGCCACCATGGCGGCCTTCGCCGGCCGCTGCGCCACGGTCGGCCGCCCGCGGACGCCGTACATCGAGGCGCGGAGCGCGGCGCCGATCTGGAAGTGGTGGATGGAGTGGTGGGTCTGGCTGTGGGGGCCGGTCGAGCGCGCCTGCCTCAAGCTCGGCGTCACCCCCAACGCCATCACCCTCGCCAGCACCGTGCTCACGGGCGGCGCGGCGGCGCTGCTCGCGCTCGGACACCTCTCCGTCGGCGGCTGGCTCTACCTCTTCGCGGCCAGCCTCGACCTCGTGGACGGCCGGGTGGCGCGCGCGCAGGGCAGCGCGTCGAAGGCGGGCGCCTTCCTCGACTCGACGCTCGACCGCGTCGCCGAGCTGCTGGTGTTCGGGGGGCTCTCGATCTACTTCCGCGAGGGACCCGGCCTGTACGCGGCGCTCACCGCGGCAGGCTCCTCGGTGATGGTCTCGTACGCCCGCGCGCGCGGCGAGGCGCTCGGGGCGGGCGCCGAGGTCAAGGTGGGCGGGATGCAGCGCGCGGAGCGCGTGGTGCTGACCGGCCTCCCCTGCGCGCTCTCGCCCCTCTTCGACGCGGCGTTCGGCCCGCCGGGGGGCGAGGTGGTGGTGGGGAGCGCGCTCGCCCTGCTGGGCCTCGTCACCGCGGTCACCGCCGCCCGCCGCGGCCACGCCATCTGGCGCGCGCTGCGCGGCCTCGAGCCGCAGGCGGCGCGCCCGGCCGGGAACGTGCGGTGGCTCGAGAACGTGCGCTGGCTGGAGACGGCGCGGCGGCGGCAGCAGCGGCTCGGGCGCTGA
- the moeB gene encoding molybdopterin-synthase adenylyltransferase MoeB: MTSYRDLLAAARAAVREVSPEEVQGRVATGAPPLLLDVREADEWSGGHLPGARHLPRGHLEARVEALVPDRGAELVLYCAAGHRSALAARTLAEMGYQRVASMAGGYGRWHDLGFPTVKPDVLEAEQKERYRRHLVIPEVGEEGQARLLAAKVLLLGAGGLGSPAALYLAAAGVGTLGIVDSDVVELSNLQRQVLHSTRTLGLPKTASAAEAIRALNPGVKVIPFQERLTSQNVQRILDGFDVVVDGGDNFPTRYLLNDACVLAGVPCVHGSVYRFEGQVTTLWPGRGPCYRCLYPEPPPADLAPSCAEAGVLGVLPGIVGLLQANEVLKLLLGQGAPLVGRLLAFDGLETRFHELKLRRDPACPVCRPGALVTLTDEAPACSGEVVAAPERAW, from the coding sequence ATGACCAGCTACCGCGATCTCCTCGCCGCCGCCCGCGCGGCCGTGCGCGAGGTCTCGCCGGAGGAGGTGCAGGGCCGCGTCGCCACGGGCGCGCCGCCCCTCCTGCTCGACGTGCGCGAGGCGGACGAGTGGAGCGGCGGGCACCTCCCCGGCGCGCGCCACCTCCCGCGCGGCCACCTCGAGGCACGGGTGGAGGCGCTCGTCCCCGACCGCGGGGCGGAGCTCGTCCTCTACTGCGCCGCCGGCCACCGCTCGGCCCTCGCGGCGCGCACGCTCGCGGAGATGGGCTACCAGCGCGTCGCTTCGATGGCCGGCGGCTACGGGCGCTGGCACGACCTGGGCTTCCCCACCGTGAAGCCGGACGTGCTCGAGGCGGAGCAGAAGGAGCGCTACCGGCGGCACCTCGTCATCCCGGAGGTGGGCGAGGAGGGGCAGGCGCGGCTCCTCGCGGCCAAGGTGCTCCTGCTCGGCGCCGGCGGCCTCGGCTCGCCCGCCGCGCTCTACCTGGCCGCGGCGGGGGTGGGCACGCTCGGGATCGTGGACTCGGACGTGGTGGAGCTCTCGAACCTGCAGCGTCAGGTGCTCCACTCGACCCGCACCCTGGGCCTGCCCAAGACCGCCTCGGCGGCCGAGGCGATCCGCGCCCTCAACCCCGGCGTGAAGGTGATCCCGTTCCAGGAGCGGCTCACCAGCCAGAACGTCCAGCGCATCCTCGACGGCTTCGACGTGGTGGTGGACGGGGGCGACAACTTCCCCACCCGCTACCTGCTGAACGACGCGTGCGTGCTCGCGGGCGTGCCCTGCGTGCACGGCTCGGTGTACCGGTTCGAGGGCCAGGTGACGACGCTCTGGCCCGGCCGCGGCCCGTGCTACCGGTGCCTCTACCCGGAGCCGCCGCCCGCCGACCTCGCCCCCTCCTGCGCCGAGGCGGGCGTGCTCGGGGTCCTGCCCGGGATCGTCGGCCTCTTGCAGGCGAACGAGGTGCTGAAGCTCCTGCTCGGCCAGGGCGCCCCGCTGGTGGGGCGGCTGCTCGCGTTCGACGGGCTCGAGACGCGCTTCCACGAGCTCAAGCTGCGCCGCGATCCGGCCTGCCCGGTCTGCCGGCCGGGCGCCCTGGTCACGCTCACGGACGAGGCGCCCGCGTGCTCCGGCGAAGTCGTTGCTGCCCCAGAACGCGCGTGGTAA
- a CDS encoding CarD family transcriptional regulator, translating into MKGPPARHEEPKEQLPAVEGVITDAGELEPGDRVVYPNQGVCRITGIEKKEIAGQKLELVRMEREEDGAAVLVPKGKVPTIGLRKVASGDQIEGVFHYLAAQYDDPELDWKVRHRDNADRLIAGGVLGVAEVVKGLHSLSRIRPLPAKEREQYDNARHLLVHEVAVSLAVEPGLAEDYIDYALMPPPGVTFKLKPPPKPVELPARPRRKVVRTDDEDLGLDDLGLGDLGLGEGERPAGEEAAPGAEEAAALPGVPSPDDIPLPDTESDLEPESAEEGEVEGEEAAGGEEPLEADEEPAPAPRKKGAPAPAKKPEPVPPKAARSKPAAAKKPAPAPKKPAKPARPAAAARPKAAPKKLEKKKPAAKAPAKKPARGGKKK; encoded by the coding sequence GTGAAAGGCCCACCCGCGCGGCACGAGGAGCCCAAGGAGCAGCTCCCGGCCGTCGAAGGCGTCATCACCGATGCCGGCGAGCTCGAGCCCGGCGACCGCGTCGTCTACCCGAACCAGGGCGTCTGCCGCATCACCGGGATCGAGAAGAAGGAGATCGCCGGGCAGAAGCTCGAGCTGGTCCGGATGGAGCGCGAGGAGGACGGCGCGGCCGTCCTGGTGCCGAAGGGCAAGGTCCCGACCATCGGGCTGCGCAAGGTGGCGAGCGGCGACCAGATCGAGGGCGTCTTCCACTACCTGGCCGCGCAGTACGACGACCCCGAGCTCGACTGGAAGGTGCGCCACCGCGATAACGCCGACCGGCTCATCGCGGGCGGCGTGCTGGGCGTGGCCGAGGTGGTGAAGGGGCTTCACTCCCTGTCGCGCATCCGGCCGCTCCCGGCCAAGGAGCGCGAGCAGTACGACAACGCGCGCCACCTGCTGGTGCACGAGGTGGCGGTGTCGCTGGCGGTCGAGCCCGGCCTGGCCGAGGACTACATCGACTACGCGCTCATGCCGCCGCCGGGCGTCACCTTCAAGCTGAAGCCGCCGCCGAAGCCGGTGGAGCTGCCGGCCCGCCCGCGCCGCAAGGTGGTCCGGACCGACGACGAGGACCTGGGCCTCGACGACCTCGGCCTGGGCGATCTGGGGCTCGGCGAGGGCGAGCGCCCCGCCGGCGAGGAGGCGGCGCCGGGCGCCGAGGAGGCCGCCGCGCTGCCGGGCGTCCCCTCTCCCGACGACATCCCGCTGCCCGACACCGAGAGCGACCTCGAGCCTGAGTCCGCCGAGGAGGGCGAGGTGGAGGGCGAGGAGGCGGCCGGCGGCGAGGAGCCGCTGGAGGCCGACGAGGAGCCCGCGCCCGCGCCCCGCAAGAAGGGCGCACCGGCACCCGCCAAGAAGCCCGAGCCCGTCCCGCCCAAGGCGGCGCGGAGCAAGCCCGCCGCCGCGAAGAAGCCGGCGCCGGCGCCGAAGAAGCCCGCCAAGCCGGCCAGGCCGGCCGCGGCCGCGCGCCCGAAGGCCGCGCCGAAGAAGCTCGAGAAGAAGAAGCCCGCCGCGAAGGCGCCCGCGAAGAAGCCGGCGCGAGGGGGCAAGAAGAAGTGA
- a CDS encoding archaemetzincin, with the protein MIRIVTLSPFDPGDIALLAKTLFTAFGLGTEYAGERPLPPEAEQDDGRYDAVKLVAEVNPVKTFADDKVLFLTDAELSMRKGPLGEPPCWCFAQYGGEKAVVSTSRFPERGVSEASIEAWRKRLARESIHAVGHLWDLHHCYDARCAMHPSWSPSLPASPEAELCSFDRDKSERKVRLAKT; encoded by the coding sequence GTGATCCGGATCGTGACGCTCTCGCCGTTCGACCCGGGCGACATCGCCCTGCTCGCCAAGACCCTGTTCACCGCCTTCGGCCTCGGCACCGAGTACGCCGGGGAGCGGCCGCTGCCGCCCGAGGCGGAGCAGGACGACGGCCGGTACGACGCGGTGAAGCTCGTGGCCGAGGTGAACCCGGTCAAGACGTTCGCCGACGACAAGGTGCTGTTCCTCACCGACGCCGAGCTCTCCATGCGGAAGGGGCCGCTCGGCGAGCCGCCCTGCTGGTGCTTCGCGCAGTACGGGGGCGAGAAGGCGGTGGTCTCCACCTCGCGCTTCCCCGAGCGCGGCGTGAGCGAGGCCTCCATCGAGGCGTGGCGCAAGCGGCTGGCGCGCGAGTCCATCCACGCCGTCGGGCACCTGTGGGACCTGCACCACTGCTACGACGCGCGCTGCGCGATGCACCCCTCGTGGTCGCCCTCGCTGCCGGCCAGCCCCGAGGCCGAGCTCTGCTCGTTCGATCGCGACAAGAGCGAGCGGAAGGTCCGGCTGGCGAAGACGTGA
- a CDS encoding glycosyltransferase family 39 protein translates to MRHLLPLAWAALTFAVLAATAPAQGIGRDESVYLVAGESYAAFWGGLLRSPRAALATRDRAFAVNHEHPPLAKELYGATHALFTERLGWTSHLQGARLGACAFGALLSALLASIGLELAGLAGGLLAPALFWAVPRHFYHGHPAALDLPITALWLAVVLAYRRSLSPAPTRAAKFGRAAIAGLAFGAAVATKHNAWFLPPLLLAHWALSRALARRRGEPFGPLPLAFPAMAILGPAVLLASWPWLWRDGWARLGAYLAFHLQHENYSWLYLGRILREPPFPVAYPFVVTALTVPAAVLLVYCGGFLHALGRLVAERRTRAASDELLWLLQAAFSIALIAWPTVPIFGGVKHWLPSMPFLALLGARALAAAGRALWPARAGAVTAALGLAALAPGAWAVAHLHPYGTAAYNELAGGAPGAATLGMQRQYWGDAPVGLLAAIDAHAAPGARIWWQETTALAVRAYQRDGRLRADLRWASGPEEADLSLWQFHQEFRDKEYRTWTAFGDARPVEVLALDEVPLATVYARPGAWR, encoded by the coding sequence ATGAGGCACCTCCTCCCGCTCGCCTGGGCCGCGCTCACCTTCGCGGTGCTCGCCGCCACGGCACCGGCGCAGGGGATCGGGCGCGACGAGAGCGTGTACCTGGTGGCCGGCGAGTCCTACGCCGCGTTCTGGGGCGGGCTCCTCCGCTCGCCGCGGGCCGCGCTGGCGACGCGCGACCGCGCCTTCGCGGTGAACCACGAGCACCCCCCGCTCGCGAAGGAGCTCTACGGCGCCACCCACGCGCTCTTCACGGAGCGGCTGGGCTGGACGAGCCACCTGCAGGGCGCGCGGCTCGGCGCCTGCGCCTTCGGCGCGCTGCTCTCGGCGCTGCTCGCCTCGATCGGGCTCGAGCTCGCCGGGCTCGCGGGCGGGCTCCTCGCGCCGGCGCTCTTCTGGGCGGTGCCGCGGCACTTCTACCACGGCCACCCCGCCGCCCTGGACCTGCCCATCACGGCGCTGTGGCTGGCGGTGGTGCTCGCCTACCGCCGGAGCCTCTCGCCCGCGCCGACCCGCGCGGCGAAATTCGGCCGGGCGGCGATCGCCGGGCTCGCCTTCGGCGCCGCGGTCGCGACCAAGCACAACGCCTGGTTCCTGCCGCCGCTCCTCCTCGCGCACTGGGCGCTCTCGCGGGCGCTGGCGCGCCGCCGCGGCGAGCCGTTCGGCCCGCTGCCGCTCGCCTTCCCCGCCATGGCGATCCTGGGGCCGGCGGTGCTCCTCGCCTCCTGGCCCTGGCTCTGGCGCGACGGCTGGGCGCGGCTCGGCGCCTACCTGGCGTTCCACCTCCAGCACGAGAACTACAGCTGGCTCTACCTGGGCCGCATCCTGCGCGAGCCCCCCTTCCCCGTCGCCTACCCCTTCGTCGTGACGGCGCTCACCGTGCCGGCCGCGGTGCTGCTCGTCTACTGCGGCGGCTTCCTGCACGCGCTCGGGCGGCTGGTGGCCGAGCGGCGGACGCGCGCGGCCTCGGACGAGCTCCTCTGGCTCCTCCAGGCCGCCTTCTCCATCGCGCTCATCGCCTGGCCGACGGTGCCGATCTTCGGCGGCGTGAAGCACTGGCTGCCCTCGATGCCCTTCCTGGCGCTGCTCGGCGCGCGCGCGCTCGCCGCCGCCGGCCGCGCCCTGTGGCCCGCCCGCGCCGGCGCCGTCACCGCCGCGCTGGGCCTCGCGGCGCTCGCGCCCGGCGCGTGGGCGGTCGCCCACCTCCACCCGTACGGCACCGCCGCCTACAACGAGCTGGCGGGCGGCGCGCCCGGCGCGGCCACCCTCGGGATGCAGCGGCAGTACTGGGGCGACGCGCCGGTGGGCCTCCTCGCGGCCATCGACGCGCACGCCGCGCCGGGCGCGCGCATCTGGTGGCAGGAGACCACCGCGCTCGCCGTGCGCGCCTACCAGCGCGACGGGCGGCTCCGGGCCGACCTGCGCTGGGCGAGCGGGCCGGAGGAGGCGGACCTCTCGCTGTGGCAGTTCCACCAGGAGTTCCGGGACAAGGAGTACCGGACCTGGACCGCCTTCGGGGACGCGCGCCCGGTGGAGGTGCTCGCGCTCGACGAGGTGCCGCTCGCGACCGTCTACGCGCGCCCGGGGGCGTGGCGCTGA
- a CDS encoding TRAP transporter large permease — translation MSVSVVGALYGAATLVVMFSGIPIAFALGAVAVTFMYFFMPGAALDTVTQNVYEEMSSITLLSIPLFILKGAAIGKSRAGADLYSAIHAWMRKIPGGLGIANVFACALFAAMAGSSPATASAIGSAGIPEMRARGYSPRLATGIIAAGGTLGILLPPSITMILFAVASEQSLGRLFLAGVGPGLLLVVLFSAYTAFRFQRDRAARRLAEPALEEEPELTLREKTRMLPKVVPFVLLLIGVMVALYGGYATPSETAGLGAILALSLIAIIYRVWRPRDVKPILTGTLRESTMLLFIIGMSLLYSYVMSYLRISQSAAEWIVAMHLSRWLLLAAILVFVVVLGFFLPPVSIILMTAPIILPPLRAAGFDLVWFGVVMTVVMEMGLIHPPVGLNIFVIKNVAPDIPLGEVVWGVVPFVGLMVVAVVLVCVFPGIATALPDALMASR, via the coding sequence ATGAGCGTCTCGGTCGTCGGCGCGCTCTACGGGGCCGCCACCCTGGTCGTGATGTTCTCCGGGATCCCCATCGCCTTCGCGCTCGGCGCGGTGGCGGTGACGTTCATGTACTTCTTCATGCCGGGCGCCGCGCTCGACACCGTCACCCAGAACGTCTACGAGGAGATGTCGAGCATCACGCTGCTCTCCATCCCGCTCTTCATCCTGAAGGGCGCCGCCATCGGCAAGTCGCGCGCCGGCGCGGACCTCTACTCGGCCATCCACGCCTGGATGCGGAAGATCCCAGGCGGCCTCGGCATCGCCAACGTCTTCGCCTGCGCGCTCTTCGCCGCCATGGCCGGCTCGAGCCCGGCCACCGCCTCCGCCATCGGCAGCGCCGGGATCCCGGAGATGCGCGCCCGCGGCTACTCGCCCCGGCTGGCGACCGGCATCATCGCCGCCGGCGGGACCCTCGGCATCCTGCTCCCGCCCTCCATCACCATGATCCTGTTCGCGGTCGCCTCGGAGCAGTCGCTCGGGCGGCTCTTCCTGGCCGGGGTCGGGCCGGGCCTCTTGCTGGTCGTGCTCTTCTCCGCCTACACCGCCTTCCGCTTCCAGCGCGACCGGGCCGCCCGCCGCCTGGCGGAGCCCGCGCTGGAGGAGGAGCCCGAGCTCACGCTGCGCGAGAAGACGCGCATGCTGCCGAAGGTCGTGCCGTTCGTGCTCCTGCTCATCGGCGTGATGGTGGCGCTCTACGGCGGGTATGCCACGCCCTCCGAGACCGCCGGGCTGGGGGCCATCCTGGCGCTCTCGCTCATCGCCATCATCTACCGCGTCTGGCGGCCGCGCGACGTGAAGCCGATCCTGACCGGGACGCTCCGGGAGTCGACCATGCTCTTGTTCATCATCGGCATGTCGCTCCTCTACTCCTACGTCATGAGCTACCTGCGGATCAGCCAGTCGGCCGCGGAGTGGATCGTGGCCATGCACCTCTCGCGCTGGCTGCTCCTCGCCGCCATCCTGGTCTTCGTGGTGGTGCTCGGGTTCTTCCTGCCGCCGGTGTCGATCATCCTCATGACCGCGCCCATCATCCTGCCGCCGCTCCGGGCGGCCGGCTTCGACCTGGTCTGGTTCGGGGTGGTCATGACGGTGGTGATGGAGATGGGGCTCATCCACCCGCCGGTGGGGCTCAACATCTTCGTCATCAAGAACGTGGCGCCCGACATCCCGCTCGGCGAGGTGGTGTGGGGCGTGGTGCCGTTCGTCGGCCTCATGGTGGTGGCGGTGGTGCTGGTCTGCGTCTTCCCCGGGATCGCCACCGCGCTCCCCGACGCGCTCATGGCGAGCCGCTGA
- a CDS encoding TRAP transporter small permease — protein MSALPGAELAPHAAPAPVALRRTGALALAGRALDAINRGLLGVSMLALLGAAGVLTGSVLTRYFFKIPTDWQDEASVFLMVAATFLCGAYVQSYRGHVGIAALASLLPPRVERWRRAVADLISLLFCAFFSWKSWTLLHEAVAEGQTSSSSWAPPLWIPYSFMAVGMTLVALQLLVQLLQHFARAEVAR, from the coding sequence GTGAGCGCGCTCCCCGGCGCCGAGCTGGCGCCGCACGCCGCCCCCGCGCCGGTCGCCCTCCGGCGGACGGGCGCGCTCGCCCTCGCGGGCCGCGCGCTCGACGCGATCAACCGTGGGCTGCTGGGGGTCTCGATGCTGGCCCTGCTCGGCGCGGCCGGCGTGCTCACCGGGAGCGTCCTCACCCGCTACTTCTTCAAGATCCCCACCGACTGGCAGGACGAGGCGTCGGTGTTCCTGATGGTGGCGGCCACCTTCCTCTGCGGCGCCTACGTGCAGTCCTACCGCGGGCACGTCGGCATCGCCGCCCTGGCGTCGCTGCTGCCGCCCCGGGTGGAGCGCTGGCGCCGCGCCGTGGCCGACCTCATCTCGCTCCTCTTCTGCGCCTTCTTCTCCTGGAAGTCGTGGACGCTCCTCCACGAGGCGGTCGCGGAGGGCCAGACCTCGTCCTCGAGCTGGGCGCCGCCGCTGTGGATCCCCTACTCGTTCATGGCGGTCGGGATGACGCTGGTGGCGCTGCAGCTCCTGGTGCAGCTCCTGCAGCACTTCGCGCGGGCGGAGGTGGCCCGATGA
- the dctP gene encoding TRAP transporter substrate-binding protein DctP, producing the protein MNALMTRRQLLLGLAGAPLAAAFARRAGAAGKIDLKISHQFPGGTLTEGDFRDRLCRKFAAELAQRTGGAVAATVYPGSSLMKTNAQFSAVRKGALDLSLVPISYAGGELPELNIGLMPGVVTSYEQGMAWKRSEVGKYFSDLLADKGVLMVSWIWQAGGVACRSKAIVEPDDARAQKVRGGSREMDMVLKTAGATVLSLPSNEIYAAMQTGALDAAMTSSTSLMSFRLEEVSKQLVTGRGKAYWFMLEPLIMSRAIFERLPKDVQATVMQLGAELETFATEMAKADDQQVAVAYQKAGAQTHDLSEATVRRWQDIARATAWKDFAARNDRCAKLLALAEKTL; encoded by the coding sequence ATGAACGCTCTCATGACGCGTAGGCAGCTCCTGCTCGGCCTCGCCGGCGCCCCCCTCGCGGCGGCCTTCGCCCGGCGCGCCGGCGCGGCCGGCAAGATCGACCTCAAGATCTCGCACCAGTTCCCGGGGGGCACGCTCACCGAGGGCGACTTCCGCGACCGCCTGTGCCGGAAGTTCGCCGCCGAGCTCGCGCAGCGCACCGGCGGGGCGGTCGCGGCCACCGTCTACCCCGGCTCCTCGCTCATGAAGACGAACGCCCAGTTCAGCGCCGTCCGCAAGGGCGCCCTCGACCTGTCGCTCGTGCCGATCTCCTACGCCGGCGGCGAGCTGCCGGAGCTCAACATCGGCCTCATGCCGGGCGTGGTGACCTCGTACGAGCAGGGGATGGCCTGGAAGCGCTCGGAGGTCGGCAAGTACTTCTCCGACCTGCTCGCCGACAAGGGCGTCCTGATGGTGAGCTGGATCTGGCAGGCGGGCGGCGTCGCCTGCCGCAGCAAGGCCATCGTCGAGCCGGACGACGCGAGGGCGCAGAAGGTCCGCGGCGGCAGCCGCGAGATGGACATGGTCCTCAAGACCGCCGGCGCGACCGTGCTCTCCCTGCCCTCGAACGAGATCTACGCCGCCATGCAGACCGGCGCCCTCGACGCCGCCATGACCTCCTCGACGAGCCTCATGTCCTTCCGGCTGGAGGAGGTCTCGAAGCAGCTCGTCACCGGCCGCGGCAAGGCCTACTGGTTCATGCTCGAGCCGCTCATCATGTCGCGGGCGATCTTCGAGCGGCTGCCCAAGGACGTGCAGGCGACGGTGATGCAGCTCGGGGCCGAGCTGGAGACCTTCGCCACCGAGATGGCGAAGGCCGACGACCAGCAGGTGGCGGTGGCCTACCAGAAGGCCGGCGCCCAGACGCACGACCTCTCCGAGGCGACCGTCCGCCGCTGGCAGGACATCGCCCGCGCCACCGCCTGGAAGGACTTCGCGGCGCGGAACGACCGCTGCGCGAAGCTCCTCGCGCTGGCGGAGAAGACCCTGTGA
- the mdcA gene encoding malonate decarboxylase subunit alpha produces the protein MHELASRLDSGGSPAPAVPGTAGAPRRSWRTLADDKARRLARIASFADGKVLRRERTVEALEALLAPGDRVVLEGDNQKQADFLSRSLAQLDPARVHDLHLLISSITRPEHLALFERGLARRVDFAFAGPQSLRVAQLLEDGRLEIGAIHTYVELYARMFIDLSPRVALVCAEKADASGNLYTGPNTEDTPTIVEAAAFRQGLVIAQVNELSDELPRVDIPGSWVDLVVQADRPYAVEPLFTRDPRQIDELQILMAMMVIRGVYERHGVTSLNHGIGFDTAAIELLLPTYGEALGLKGKICRNWALNPHPTLIPAIEAGWVESVHCFGSEVGMEEYVRARPDVFFTGHDGSLRSNRVLCQLAGQYGVDLFVGSTLQMDRDANSSTVTLGRLAGFGGAPNMGHDPRGRRHSTPAWLDLAQGEGEVVRGRKLVVQLAETFQRGGQPVFVDSLDAVAVGKASGMPIAPVMIYGDDVSHVVTEEGVAYLYRAGGPEERRAALAAVAGATPVGRAADPRRTASLRARGLVALPEDLGVRRREARRSLLAARSIEDLVTWSGGLYQPPARFRSW, from the coding sequence ATGCACGAACTCGCTTCGAGGCTGGACTCGGGGGGGTCACCGGCGCCCGCGGTGCCGGGCACGGCGGGCGCGCCTCGCCGGTCGTGGCGCACGCTCGCCGACGACAAGGCGCGGCGCCTGGCGCGGATCGCCTCGTTCGCCGACGGCAAGGTGCTGCGGCGGGAGCGCACCGTGGAGGCGCTCGAGGCGCTCCTCGCGCCGGGCGACCGCGTGGTGCTGGAGGGGGACAACCAGAAGCAGGCCGACTTCCTCTCCCGCTCCCTGGCGCAGCTCGACCCCGCGCGCGTGCACGACCTGCACCTGCTCATCTCGAGCATCACCCGGCCCGAGCACCTGGCGCTGTTCGAGCGCGGCCTGGCCCGCCGGGTGGACTTCGCGTTCGCCGGCCCGCAGAGCCTGCGGGTGGCGCAGCTGCTCGAGGACGGCCGGCTCGAGATCGGGGCCATCCACACCTACGTCGAGCTCTACGCGCGGATGTTCATCGACCTCTCGCCGCGCGTGGCGCTCGTCTGCGCCGAGAAGGCGGACGCGAGCGGCAACCTCTACACCGGCCCCAACACCGAGGACACGCCCACCATCGTGGAGGCGGCCGCCTTCCGGCAGGGGCTCGTCATCGCCCAGGTGAACGAGCTCTCCGACGAGCTCCCGCGGGTCGACATCCCCGGCTCGTGGGTGGACCTCGTCGTGCAGGCGGACCGGCCCTACGCGGTCGAGCCGCTCTTCACCCGCGACCCGCGCCAGATCGACGAGCTGCAGATCCTGATGGCGATGATGGTGATCCGCGGCGTGTACGAGCGCCACGGCGTCACCTCGCTCAACCACGGGATCGGGTTCGACACGGCCGCCATCGAGCTCCTCCTGCCCACCTACGGCGAGGCGCTCGGGCTCAAGGGGAAGATCTGCCGGAACTGGGCGCTCAATCCGCACCCCACCCTCATCCCGGCCATCGAGGCGGGCTGGGTGGAGAGCGTCCACTGCTTCGGCAGCGAGGTGGGGATGGAGGAGTACGTCCGCGCCCGGCCGGACGTCTTCTTCACCGGGCACGACGGGAGCCTGCGCTCGAACCGGGTGCTGTGCCAGCTCGCCGGGCAGTACGGGGTGGACCTCTTCGTCGGCTCGACGCTGCAGATGGACCGCGACGCGAACTCCTCCACCGTGACGCTCGGGCGCCTGGCCGGCTTCGGCGGCGCGCCGAACATGGGGCACGACCCCCGCGGCCGGCGACACAGCACGCCCGCCTGGCTCGACCTGGCGCAGGGCGAGGGCGAGGTGGTGCGCGGCCGCAAGCTCGTGGTGCAGCTCGCCGAGACCTTCCAGCGCGGCGGGCAGCCGGTGTTCGTCGACAGCCTCGACGCGGTGGCGGTGGGCAAGGCGAGCGGCATGCCCATCGCGCCGGTCATGATCTACGGCGACGACGTCTCGCACGTCGTGACCGAGGAGGGCGTGGCCTACCTGTACCGCGCCGGCGGCCCCGAGGAGCGGCGCGCCGCGCTGGCGGCGGTGGCGGGGGCGACGCCGGTCGGCCGCGCGGCCGATCCGCGCCGGACCGCCTCGCTCCGCGCCCGCGGCCTGGTGGCCCTGCCGGAGGACCTCGGGGTGCGGCGGCGCGAGGCGCGGCGCTCACTCCTCGCCGCGCGGAGCATCGAGGACCTCGTGACGTGGTCGGGGGGCCTCTACCAGCCGCCCGCACGGTTCCGGAGCTGGTGA